From the genome of Ziziphus jujuba cultivar Dongzao chromosome 6, ASM3175591v1, one region includes:
- the LOC107430658 gene encoding nuclear pore complex protein NUP214 isoform X2 yields the protein MSMNSSEKTDDTKKMIEFEDEIEGEHSDTTDYFFERIGEPVPIKPHPFNFDPQNPPSQPLAVSELHGVVFIAHSSDGFCVARTKDVIGLALETKEKGNGSSIQESSIVDVPLSGNVRILALSFDNSTLAVSVANDIHFFSVDSLIDDKGRKPSYTISIDESSFVKDIQWRKRSEKSYLVLSNLGQLYHGTVDGPFKHVMDSVDAVEWSVKGSYIAVARKDILSIFSSKLKERSSMALSFKSWIGDSDGDYSVKVDSIRWVRKDSIVLGCFLMTEDGREENYLVQVIRSKDGKISDVSCKPVMISFYDLFSGVVDDILPFGSGPYLSLSYLEQCELAFTANKKNMDQHLVYLGWSLGEEKEVAVVDIQRDKWLPRIELQENDDDNLVLGLCIDKVSCYGNFKVQLGVEEQKELSPFCILLCLTLEGKLVMFHVASVNDTTVQPKVISAFSDEEGDAYAVEPVEIQLSKPFPRMEKEQLVQVSSNLQLEDLSTKEINRKGSIEFSIKTDMKPPDANESLFTMHVANQICQAESNVNKEEIDRKGSIEFPIETDMKPPDANQICQADSNVHREEVKSQVNMHSFEADGKQKVSLQKGYQERDIKQIQLSGLDGTTFEQSSTRASLLQGPNHAVKDLGKTGSQKLAGLGSSVSFTGKIPAGAGGLSNRKDLHPSVEMGKEPLGKLGLTGLQSSSESMSSRKFISSNYPDVKAPLVSTSSENAGFNVAATNFSGDLAGKRFQLKDTTGISTSLNFSDRPIQSGGGQRSSAASINIESLPSIRSSQVSSQENSQFGKSVHHMHYLSRENQRPMPHSGTLNSEPNLSKQFGNIKEMTKELDMLLQSIEEKGGFRDACTILQKSSVESLEQGIATLSKKCQMWRSIMDEQLVEVQNLLDMTVQVLARKIYVEGIVKQASDSQYWDLWYRQKLSSELDMKRRHIIKLNQDMTHRLIELERHFNGLELNKFGEVGEAHMCRRAFQSKYGPSRHVQPLHGLHNAMTSQLVAAEQLSEHLSKQMTLLKIDSPSVEKQPVKKELFEAIGIPYDASFSSPIVTKVSDVSNHNILLSSGSTAGKDQSRRKSSALKKNEQETARRRRDSLDRSWVSYEPPKATVKRLVLQESHKESATMDKKVFNPQILEGSAVRPRERTTSSTLYLSENKGVPDAPAKRAADKPASPFIHKHPGSSQFTGLKSPPLQRNNLPSEAQLFSGTGHSIGSATSNVTAEKSSGGQNHIGKSGSDSVETKFFLHTDADASTKPSMSMMLPVQESKFLRKPSEISNSTKAVELSNSTIDSIQDRPSAKGSFPESGRKQDSPMPLMSAVPMAPSLPGKVSQFNLATSKCQPDEKLPPSTSSISFPLSTSSALPSSLSSSTGKSGTDANRCVSSFTSAAFHSPVLPSSGALSFQAPKPLVSMSSLSPATPTSESELQPAILDVDAASTTPTLQPGPSTGGFNLNLKPSASAPGSQPSFNITASPARTNAQAEQPSSAHVSIPAQLTTSGSFTGGKTEPIDVSNTQEDDMDEEAPETTNTTELILGSLGGFALGSTPNPSAPKPNPFDVSFGNTTTNVAAPPFSMNVPSGELFRPASFSFQSPQPSQPSAPTSSNPFPVGFGTGPAAQAPSPSGFGQPAQIGAGQQALGSVLGTFGQSRQLGSGGSGSGFGSPSGFGGTGSIGGFSSAAAGGAFAVAAPAGGGFASLASAGRGFAGVASGGSGGGFSGLSSAGGGFAGATSGGFATAATSGGGFSAFGAQQGTGGFSAFGSNTGGNGKPPQLFTQMRK from the exons ATGAGCATGAATTCGTCGGAAAAGACAGATGATACGAAGAAAATGATCGAATTTGAGGACGAGATTGAAGGCGAGCACTCTGACACCACCGACTACTTCTTTGAAAGGATTGGAGAGCCTGTACCTATCAAACCCCATCCTTTCAATTTCGATCCCCAGAATCCTCCTTCTCAGCCCCTCGCCGTCTCCGAGCTACACGGCGTCGTTTTCATCGCACATTCCTCCGATG ggttttgtgTTGCGAGGACCAAGGATGTTATAGGTCTCGCCCTTGAGACTAAGGAGAAGGGTAACGGTTCATCTATACAGGAGTCCAGTATTGTGGATGTTCCTCTATCAGGGAATGTTCGCATTCTCGCTCTCTCTTTTGACAATTCTACCCTTGCAGTTTCAGTTGCTAATGATATTCATTTTTTCTCTGTGGATTCGCTTATTGATGATAAG GGACGAAAACCTTCTTACACCATTTCAATCGATGAATCAAGCTTTGTCAAGGACATTCAGTGGAGAAAAAGATCTGAAAAATCTTATCTGGTTCTTTCAAATCTTGGGCAGCTTTATCATGGGACAGTTGATGGCCCTTTTAAACATGTCATGGACAGTGTAGATGCtg TCGAATGGAGTGTAAAAGGCAGTTATATTGCTGTTGCAAGAAAGGATATTCTTAGCATTTTTTCATCCAAGTTAAAGGAGAGGTCGTCCATGGCATTATCGTTCAAGTCATGGATTGGTGACTCTGATGGGGACTACTCTGTAAAAG TGGATTCTATCAGGTGGGTTCGGAAGGATAGCATCGTTTTAGGATGTTTTCTAATGACTGAAGATGGCAGAGAGGAAAATTACCTTGTCCAGGTCATCCGAAGCAAAGATGGCAAAATATCTGAC GTTTCTTGCAAGCCAGTCATGATATCTTTCTATGATTTGTTTTCTGGTGTCGTTGATGACATTCTTCCATTTGGAAGTGGACCATATTTATCGTTGAGCTATTTGGAGCAATG TGAACTTGCATTTACTGCAAACAAGAAGAATATGGATCAGCATCTTGTTTATCTTGGTTGGTCACTAGGAGAGGAGAAAGAAGTTGCGGTTGTTGATATTCAACGTGATAAGTGGCTACCTAGAATTGAGCTTCAAG AAAACGATGATGATAATTTGGTACTGGGGCTTTGCATTGACAAAGTTTCATGCTATGGAAATTTTAAAGTCCAACTTGGGGTTGAGGAACAGAAGGAACTGTCACCATTTTGCATTCTTCTATGTCTTACGCTAGAGGGAAAACTTGTTATGTTCCATGTTGCTAG TGTCAATGACACTACAGTTCAACCCAAGGTTATTTCTGCCTTTTCTGATGAGGAAGGCGATGCTTATGCGGTGGAACCTGTAGAAATTCAACTATCGAAACCTTTTCCTAGAATGGAAAAGGAGCAGTTAGTACAGGTTTCTTCTAATCTACAATTAGAGGATTTGAGCACAAAGGAAATTAACAGGAAAGGAAGTATTGAGTTCTCTATTAAAACGGACATGAAGCCCCCTGATGCTAATGAGTCTTTGTTCACTATGCATGTTGCTAATCAAATATGCCAAGCAGAAAGTAATGTTAATAAAGAGGAAATTGACAGAAAAGGAAGTATTGAGTTCCCTATTGAAACTGACATGAAGCCCCCTGATGCTAATCAAATATGCCAAGCAGACAGTAATGTTCATAGAGAGGAAGTGAAGTCCCAAGTAAACATGCATTCTTTTGAAGCTGATGGGAAACAAAAAGTTTCTCTCCAGAAGGGTTACCAAGAAAGGGATATTAAACAAATACAGCTTTCTGGTCTGGATGGAACAACTTTTGAGCAATCATCTACCAGGGCTTCTCTTCTACAAGGACCTAATCATGCGGTTAAGGATCTCGGCAAGACAGGATCCCAAAAACTTGCAGGACTCGGCTCTAGTGTTTCTTTTACAGGAAAAATTCCAGCTGGTGCTGGTGGTCTATCCAATAGAAAGGATTTGCATCCAAGTGTTGAGATGGGCAAGGAACCACTTGGAAAATTAGGGTTAACAGGTTTGCAGAGTTCTTCCGAGTCAATGTCAAGCAGAAAGTTCATTTCTTCAAATTACCCTGATGTGAAAGCTCCACTTGTTTCTACAAGTTCTGAAAATGCGGGTTTTAATGTTGCTGCTACAAATTTTTCTGGAGACCTTGCTGGAAAACGATTTCAATTAAAGGATACTACTGGTATATCAACTTCACTCAATTTTTCTGATAGGCCAATTCAGAGTGGTGGCGGACAGAGATCTTCAGCAGCTTCAATTAATATCGAATCATTACCTTCAATTCGCAGCTCACAAGTGTCATCACAGGAAAATTCTCAATTTGGCAAGTCTGTTCACCACATGCATTATTTGTCCAGGGAAAATCAAAGACCAATGCCCCACTCTGGGACATTGAATTCTGAACCAAATTTATCGAAACAATTTGGCAAT ATTAAAGAGATGACCAAAGAGTTGGATATGCTACTGCAGTCTATAGAAGAAAAGGGTGGCTTCAGGGATGCCTGCACTATTCTACAGAAAAGTTCAGTTGAATCGCTGGAGCAAGGCATAGCGACTTTATCCAAGAAATGCCAAATGTGGAGG AGCATTATGGATGAACAACTTGTGGAGGTGCAAAATCTTCTTGATATGACCGTACaag TTTTGGCAAGGAAAATATATGTTGAGGGCATTGTCAAGCAAGCTTCTGACAGCCAATATTGGGACCTCTGGTATCGACAAAAGTTGAGTTCTGAACTTGATATGAAGCGGCGGCATATAATAAAGTTGAATCAG GATATGACTCATCGATTAATTGAATTGGAGAGACATTTTAATGGCCTTGAACTGAATAAATTTGGAGAAGTTGGTGAAGCTCATATGTGTCGAAGAGCCTTCCAGAGCAAATATGGACCTTCAAG ACATGTTCAACCCTTGCATGGTTTACATAATGCAATGACTTCACAATTAGTAGCTGCTGAGCAACTATCCGAGCATCTATCAAAACAAATGACATTGCTGAAGATAGATTCGCCTTCTGTGGAAAAGCAGCCTGTAAAAAAGGAGTTGTTTGAAGCAATAGGGATTCCTTACGATGCTTCTTTCAGTTCCCCTATTGTCACCAAAGTGAGTGATGTTTCGAACCATAATATTCTACTTTCTTCTGGTTCTACCGCTGGTAAAGACCAATCCAGGAGAAAATCAAGTGCCTTGAAGAAGAATGAACAGGAAACTGCTAGGAGGAGGAGAGACTCACTGGATCGA AGTTGGGTTAGTTATGAGCCTCCAAAGGCAACTGTAAAGAGGTTGGTTTTGCAAGAAAGCCACAAGGAAAGTGCAACTATGGACAAGAAAGTTTTCAATCCTCAGATACTTGAGGGATCAGCAGTTCGACCAAGAGAGCGCACAACCTCTTCAACCTTGTATTTATCTGAAAACAAAG GAGTTCCCGATGCACCTGCAAAACGGGCTGCTGATAAACCGGCCAGTCCATTCATACATAAACATCCAGGATCATCACAATTTACAGGGCTGAAGTCTCCTCCTTTGCAGAGAAACAATCTACCTTCAGAAGCTCAATTGTTTTCTGGAACAGGGCATAGCATTGGGAGTGCCACGTCCAATGTGACTGCTGAAAAATCAAGCGGTGGTCAAAATCATATTGGCAAATCTGGCTCGGATTCAGTGGAGACCAAGTTTTTCCTGCATACTGATGCAGATGCATCTACAAAGCCATCTATGTCTATGATGTTGCCTGTGCAGGAATCAAAATTTCTGAGGAAACCCAGTGAAATTTCAAATTCTACTAAAGCAGTTGAACTTTCAAATTCAACAATAGACAGTATACAGGATAGGCCTTCGGCCAAGGGTTCATTTCCTGAATCTGGGAGAAAGCAGGATTCTCCAATGCCTCTGATGTCTGCTGTTCCAATGGCGCCTAGCCTGCCTGGAAAAGTATCACAGTTCAATCTTGCAACAAGCAAATGTCAACCCGATGAAAAATTGCCACCTTCCACATCCTCAATATCATTTCCACTGTCCACATCTTCAGCTCTTCCATCTTCATTATCATCGTCAACTGGTAAAAGCGGTACAGATGCTAATCGGTGTGTCTCAAGTTTCACATCAGCAGCTTTTCACTCTCCAGTTCTTCCTTCTTCTGGTGCTTTGTCTTTTCAAGCTCCTAAACCACTGGTTTCCATGTCTTCCCTTTCACCAGCCACTCCAACATCAGAGTCTGAGCTTCAACCTGCAATATTAGATGTGGATGCTGCTTCTACAACACCAACTTTGCAGCCTGGTCCTTCCACTGGTGGATTCAATTTAAATCTTAAACCTTCAGCATCGGCACCTGGAAGCCAGCCTAGTTTCAATATCACTGCTAGTCCTGCACGTACAAATGCTCAAGCAGAACAACCATCTTCTGCACATGTTTCGATCCCAGCACAACTTACAACTTCTGGGAGTTTTACTGGTGGAAAAACTGAACCAATAGATGTTTCAAATACTCAGGAGGATGACATGGATGAAGAAGCTCCAGAGACAACCAACACTACTGAACTTATTTTGGGAAGCCTAGGTGGGTTTGCGCTTGGATCTACACCGAACCCAAGCGCTCCTAAACCTAATCCTTTTGATGTTTCATTTGGTAATACAACAACTAATGTGGCGGCTCCGCCATTTAGCATGAATGTTCCTAGTGGAGAGCTATTTCGGCCTGCATCTTTTAGTTTCCAATCTCCACAGCCGTCCCAACCTTCTGCACCTACAAGCTCAAACCCATTCCCTGTTGGATTTGGCACTGGACCAGCAGCTCAAGCTCCCTCTCCAAGTGGGTTTGGCCAGCCAGCCCAGATTGGAGCAGGACAGCAAGCCTTAGGATCAGTTCTTGGTACTTTTGGACAATCAAGACAGCTTGGAAGTGGTGGGTCAGGAAGTGGTTTTGGATCTCCTAGTGGTTTTGGTGGCACTGGTTCCATTGGTGGCTTCTCAAGTGCTGCTGCTGGAGGAGCATTTGCTGTTGCTGCTCCTGCTGGTGGTGGGTTTGCTAGTTTGGCTTCAGCTGGACGTGGGTTTGCTGGTGTGGCTTCTGGTGGCAGTGGTGGTGGGTTTTCCGGCTTGTCATCCGCAGGTGGAGGATTTGCTGGTGCCACCTCAGGTGGTTTTGCCACAGCTGCCACAAGTG GTGGTGGATTCAGTGCGTTTGGCGCTCAACAAGGGACTGGTGGTTTCTCTGCATTCGGTAGCAACACAGGTGGAAACGGAAAACCTCCTCAACTATTCACACAGATGAGGAAGTAA
- the LOC107430658 gene encoding nuclear pore complex protein NUP214 isoform X1, whose protein sequence is MSMNSSEKTDDTKKMIEFEDEIEGEHSDTTDYFFERIGEPVPIKPHPFNFDPQNPPSQPLAVSELHGVVFIAHSSDGFCVARTKDVIGLALETKEKGNGSSIQESSIVDVPLSGNVRILALSFDNSTLAVSVANDIHFFSVDSLIDDKGRKPSYTISIDESSFVKDIQWRKRSEKSYLVLSNLGQLYHGTVDGPFKHVMDSVDAVEWSVKGSYIAVARKDILSIFSSKLKERSSMALSFKSWIGDSDGDYSVKVDSIRWVRKDSIVLGCFLMTEDGREENYLVQVIRSKDGKISDVSCKPVMISFYDLFSGVVDDILPFGSGPYLSLSYLEQCELAFTANKKNMDQHLVYLGWSLGEEKEVAVVDIQRDKWLPRIELQENDDDNLVLGLCIDKVSCYGNFKVQLGVEEQKELSPFCILLCLTLEGKLVMFHVASVNDTTVQPKVISAFSDEEGDAYAVEPVEIQLSKPFPRMEKEQLVQVSSNLQLEDLSTKEINRKGSIEFSIKTDMKPPDANESLFTMHVANQICQAESNVNKEEIDRKGSIEFPIETDMKPPDANQICQADSNVHREEVKSQVNMHSFEADGKQKVSLQKGYQERDIKQIQLSGLDGTTFEQSSTRASLLQGPNHAVKDLGKTGSQKLAGLGSSVSFTGKIPAGAGGLSNRKDLHPSVEMGKEPLGKLGLTGLQSSSESMSSRKFISSNYPDVKAPLVSTSSENAGFNVAATNFSGDLAGKRFQLKDTTGISTSLNFSDRPIQSGGGQRSSAASINIESLPSIRSSQVSSQENSQFGKSVHHMHYLSRENQRPMPHSGTLNSEPNLSKQFGNIKEMTKELDMLLQSIEEKGGFRDACTILQKSSVESLEQGIATLSKKCQMWRSIMDEQLVEVQNLLDMTVQVLARKIYVEGIVKQASDSQYWDLWYRQKLSSELDMKRRHIIKLNQDMTHRLIELERHFNGLELNKFGEVGEAHMCRRAFQSKYGPSRHVQPLHGLHNAMTSQLVAAEQLSEHLSKQMTLLKIDSPSVEKQPVKKELFEAIGIPYDASFSSPIVTKVSDVSNHNILLSSGSTAGKDQSRRKSSALKKNEQETARRRRDSLDRSWVSYEPPKATVKRLVLQESHKESATMDKKVFNPQILEGSAVRPRERTTSSTLYLSENKAGVPDAPAKRAADKPASPFIHKHPGSSQFTGLKSPPLQRNNLPSEAQLFSGTGHSIGSATSNVTAEKSSGGQNHIGKSGSDSVETKFFLHTDADASTKPSMSMMLPVQESKFLRKPSEISNSTKAVELSNSTIDSIQDRPSAKGSFPESGRKQDSPMPLMSAVPMAPSLPGKVSQFNLATSKCQPDEKLPPSTSSISFPLSTSSALPSSLSSSTGKSGTDANRCVSSFTSAAFHSPVLPSSGALSFQAPKPLVSMSSLSPATPTSESELQPAILDVDAASTTPTLQPGPSTGGFNLNLKPSASAPGSQPSFNITASPARTNAQAEQPSSAHVSIPAQLTTSGSFTGGKTEPIDVSNTQEDDMDEEAPETTNTTELILGSLGGFALGSTPNPSAPKPNPFDVSFGNTTTNVAAPPFSMNVPSGELFRPASFSFQSPQPSQPSAPTSSNPFPVGFGTGPAAQAPSPSGFGQPAQIGAGQQALGSVLGTFGQSRQLGSGGSGSGFGSPSGFGGTGSIGGFSSAAAGGAFAVAAPAGGGFASLASAGRGFAGVASGGSGGGFSGLSSAGGGFAGATSGGFATAATSGGGFSAFGAQQGTGGFSAFGSNTGGNGKPPQLFTQMRK, encoded by the exons ATGAGCATGAATTCGTCGGAAAAGACAGATGATACGAAGAAAATGATCGAATTTGAGGACGAGATTGAAGGCGAGCACTCTGACACCACCGACTACTTCTTTGAAAGGATTGGAGAGCCTGTACCTATCAAACCCCATCCTTTCAATTTCGATCCCCAGAATCCTCCTTCTCAGCCCCTCGCCGTCTCCGAGCTACACGGCGTCGTTTTCATCGCACATTCCTCCGATG ggttttgtgTTGCGAGGACCAAGGATGTTATAGGTCTCGCCCTTGAGACTAAGGAGAAGGGTAACGGTTCATCTATACAGGAGTCCAGTATTGTGGATGTTCCTCTATCAGGGAATGTTCGCATTCTCGCTCTCTCTTTTGACAATTCTACCCTTGCAGTTTCAGTTGCTAATGATATTCATTTTTTCTCTGTGGATTCGCTTATTGATGATAAG GGACGAAAACCTTCTTACACCATTTCAATCGATGAATCAAGCTTTGTCAAGGACATTCAGTGGAGAAAAAGATCTGAAAAATCTTATCTGGTTCTTTCAAATCTTGGGCAGCTTTATCATGGGACAGTTGATGGCCCTTTTAAACATGTCATGGACAGTGTAGATGCtg TCGAATGGAGTGTAAAAGGCAGTTATATTGCTGTTGCAAGAAAGGATATTCTTAGCATTTTTTCATCCAAGTTAAAGGAGAGGTCGTCCATGGCATTATCGTTCAAGTCATGGATTGGTGACTCTGATGGGGACTACTCTGTAAAAG TGGATTCTATCAGGTGGGTTCGGAAGGATAGCATCGTTTTAGGATGTTTTCTAATGACTGAAGATGGCAGAGAGGAAAATTACCTTGTCCAGGTCATCCGAAGCAAAGATGGCAAAATATCTGAC GTTTCTTGCAAGCCAGTCATGATATCTTTCTATGATTTGTTTTCTGGTGTCGTTGATGACATTCTTCCATTTGGAAGTGGACCATATTTATCGTTGAGCTATTTGGAGCAATG TGAACTTGCATTTACTGCAAACAAGAAGAATATGGATCAGCATCTTGTTTATCTTGGTTGGTCACTAGGAGAGGAGAAAGAAGTTGCGGTTGTTGATATTCAACGTGATAAGTGGCTACCTAGAATTGAGCTTCAAG AAAACGATGATGATAATTTGGTACTGGGGCTTTGCATTGACAAAGTTTCATGCTATGGAAATTTTAAAGTCCAACTTGGGGTTGAGGAACAGAAGGAACTGTCACCATTTTGCATTCTTCTATGTCTTACGCTAGAGGGAAAACTTGTTATGTTCCATGTTGCTAG TGTCAATGACACTACAGTTCAACCCAAGGTTATTTCTGCCTTTTCTGATGAGGAAGGCGATGCTTATGCGGTGGAACCTGTAGAAATTCAACTATCGAAACCTTTTCCTAGAATGGAAAAGGAGCAGTTAGTACAGGTTTCTTCTAATCTACAATTAGAGGATTTGAGCACAAAGGAAATTAACAGGAAAGGAAGTATTGAGTTCTCTATTAAAACGGACATGAAGCCCCCTGATGCTAATGAGTCTTTGTTCACTATGCATGTTGCTAATCAAATATGCCAAGCAGAAAGTAATGTTAATAAAGAGGAAATTGACAGAAAAGGAAGTATTGAGTTCCCTATTGAAACTGACATGAAGCCCCCTGATGCTAATCAAATATGCCAAGCAGACAGTAATGTTCATAGAGAGGAAGTGAAGTCCCAAGTAAACATGCATTCTTTTGAAGCTGATGGGAAACAAAAAGTTTCTCTCCAGAAGGGTTACCAAGAAAGGGATATTAAACAAATACAGCTTTCTGGTCTGGATGGAACAACTTTTGAGCAATCATCTACCAGGGCTTCTCTTCTACAAGGACCTAATCATGCGGTTAAGGATCTCGGCAAGACAGGATCCCAAAAACTTGCAGGACTCGGCTCTAGTGTTTCTTTTACAGGAAAAATTCCAGCTGGTGCTGGTGGTCTATCCAATAGAAAGGATTTGCATCCAAGTGTTGAGATGGGCAAGGAACCACTTGGAAAATTAGGGTTAACAGGTTTGCAGAGTTCTTCCGAGTCAATGTCAAGCAGAAAGTTCATTTCTTCAAATTACCCTGATGTGAAAGCTCCACTTGTTTCTACAAGTTCTGAAAATGCGGGTTTTAATGTTGCTGCTACAAATTTTTCTGGAGACCTTGCTGGAAAACGATTTCAATTAAAGGATACTACTGGTATATCAACTTCACTCAATTTTTCTGATAGGCCAATTCAGAGTGGTGGCGGACAGAGATCTTCAGCAGCTTCAATTAATATCGAATCATTACCTTCAATTCGCAGCTCACAAGTGTCATCACAGGAAAATTCTCAATTTGGCAAGTCTGTTCACCACATGCATTATTTGTCCAGGGAAAATCAAAGACCAATGCCCCACTCTGGGACATTGAATTCTGAACCAAATTTATCGAAACAATTTGGCAAT ATTAAAGAGATGACCAAAGAGTTGGATATGCTACTGCAGTCTATAGAAGAAAAGGGTGGCTTCAGGGATGCCTGCACTATTCTACAGAAAAGTTCAGTTGAATCGCTGGAGCAAGGCATAGCGACTTTATCCAAGAAATGCCAAATGTGGAGG AGCATTATGGATGAACAACTTGTGGAGGTGCAAAATCTTCTTGATATGACCGTACaag TTTTGGCAAGGAAAATATATGTTGAGGGCATTGTCAAGCAAGCTTCTGACAGCCAATATTGGGACCTCTGGTATCGACAAAAGTTGAGTTCTGAACTTGATATGAAGCGGCGGCATATAATAAAGTTGAATCAG GATATGACTCATCGATTAATTGAATTGGAGAGACATTTTAATGGCCTTGAACTGAATAAATTTGGAGAAGTTGGTGAAGCTCATATGTGTCGAAGAGCCTTCCAGAGCAAATATGGACCTTCAAG ACATGTTCAACCCTTGCATGGTTTACATAATGCAATGACTTCACAATTAGTAGCTGCTGAGCAACTATCCGAGCATCTATCAAAACAAATGACATTGCTGAAGATAGATTCGCCTTCTGTGGAAAAGCAGCCTGTAAAAAAGGAGTTGTTTGAAGCAATAGGGATTCCTTACGATGCTTCTTTCAGTTCCCCTATTGTCACCAAAGTGAGTGATGTTTCGAACCATAATATTCTACTTTCTTCTGGTTCTACCGCTGGTAAAGACCAATCCAGGAGAAAATCAAGTGCCTTGAAGAAGAATGAACAGGAAACTGCTAGGAGGAGGAGAGACTCACTGGATCGA AGTTGGGTTAGTTATGAGCCTCCAAAGGCAACTGTAAAGAGGTTGGTTTTGCAAGAAAGCCACAAGGAAAGTGCAACTATGGACAAGAAAGTTTTCAATCCTCAGATACTTGAGGGATCAGCAGTTCGACCAAGAGAGCGCACAACCTCTTCAACCTTGTATTTATCTGAAAACAAAG CAGGAGTTCCCGATGCACCTGCAAAACGGGCTGCTGATAAACCGGCCAGTCCATTCATACATAAACATCCAGGATCATCACAATTTACAGGGCTGAAGTCTCCTCCTTTGCAGAGAAACAATCTACCTTCAGAAGCTCAATTGTTTTCTGGAACAGGGCATAGCATTGGGAGTGCCACGTCCAATGTGACTGCTGAAAAATCAAGCGGTGGTCAAAATCATATTGGCAAATCTGGCTCGGATTCAGTGGAGACCAAGTTTTTCCTGCATACTGATGCAGATGCATCTACAAAGCCATCTATGTCTATGATGTTGCCTGTGCAGGAATCAAAATTTCTGAGGAAACCCAGTGAAATTTCAAATTCTACTAAAGCAGTTGAACTTTCAAATTCAACAATAGACAGTATACAGGATAGGCCTTCGGCCAAGGGTTCATTTCCTGAATCTGGGAGAAAGCAGGATTCTCCAATGCCTCTGATGTCTGCTGTTCCAATGGCGCCTAGCCTGCCTGGAAAAGTATCACAGTTCAATCTTGCAACAAGCAAATGTCAACCCGATGAAAAATTGCCACCTTCCACATCCTCAATATCATTTCCACTGTCCACATCTTCAGCTCTTCCATCTTCATTATCATCGTCAACTGGTAAAAGCGGTACAGATGCTAATCGGTGTGTCTCAAGTTTCACATCAGCAGCTTTTCACTCTCCAGTTCTTCCTTCTTCTGGTGCTTTGTCTTTTCAAGCTCCTAAACCACTGGTTTCCATGTCTTCCCTTTCACCAGCCACTCCAACATCAGAGTCTGAGCTTCAACCTGCAATATTAGATGTGGATGCTGCTTCTACAACACCAACTTTGCAGCCTGGTCCTTCCACTGGTGGATTCAATTTAAATCTTAAACCTTCAGCATCGGCACCTGGAAGCCAGCCTAGTTTCAATATCACTGCTAGTCCTGCACGTACAAATGCTCAAGCAGAACAACCATCTTCTGCACATGTTTCGATCCCAGCACAACTTACAACTTCTGGGAGTTTTACTGGTGGAAAAACTGAACCAATAGATGTTTCAAATACTCAGGAGGATGACATGGATGAAGAAGCTCCAGAGACAACCAACACTACTGAACTTATTTTGGGAAGCCTAGGTGGGTTTGCGCTTGGATCTACACCGAACCCAAGCGCTCCTAAACCTAATCCTTTTGATGTTTCATTTGGTAATACAACAACTAATGTGGCGGCTCCGCCATTTAGCATGAATGTTCCTAGTGGAGAGCTATTTCGGCCTGCATCTTTTAGTTTCCAATCTCCACAGCCGTCCCAACCTTCTGCACCTACAAGCTCAAACCCATTCCCTGTTGGATTTGGCACTGGACCAGCAGCTCAAGCTCCCTCTCCAAGTGGGTTTGGCCAGCCAGCCCAGATTGGAGCAGGACAGCAAGCCTTAGGATCAGTTCTTGGTACTTTTGGACAATCAAGACAGCTTGGAAGTGGTGGGTCAGGAAGTGGTTTTGGATCTCCTAGTGGTTTTGGTGGCACTGGTTCCATTGGTGGCTTCTCAAGTGCTGCTGCTGGAGGAGCATTTGCTGTTGCTGCTCCTGCTGGTGGTGGGTTTGCTAGTTTGGCTTCAGCTGGACGTGGGTTTGCTGGTGTGGCTTCTGGTGGCAGTGGTGGTGGGTTTTCCGGCTTGTCATCCGCAGGTGGAGGATTTGCTGGTGCCACCTCAGGTGGTTTTGCCACAGCTGCCACAAGTG GTGGTGGATTCAGTGCGTTTGGCGCTCAACAAGGGACTGGTGGTTTCTCTGCATTCGGTAGCAACACAGGTGGAAACGGAAAACCTCCTCAACTATTCACACAGATGAGGAAGTAA